Genomic window (Helianthus annuus cultivar XRQ/B chromosome 3, HanXRQr2.0-SUNRISE, whole genome shotgun sequence):
TTAGGATTTTACAATCTTCGAGGATTGAACCCTAATCAGAGCGGCAGCTTCCAATATTTCTTCCAAAGTAATCCACACCGAAGTCGGCAAACAGTAAAGTTCACCAAGACTCGGACTACAACACAAACCCTAGATTTAGGGTTTCTGCAACACGAACAGCACAAACTCCAAGGCAATGAGAATCTTCAAGATCTGGAACCGGCAGCAAGATAACTACCCAGATCCACCCCAAATACGCAGCGGAACACCGATCGGAACTCAATCAACCACTGACTAAATCCCAAGAGCaatcaatgctctgataccatgttaaaATTGGTATCAACACGAAGTAATCGACACAAGAAACCCAACCGAACAGTTTGATCTAAATTTCAATGATTACTTGTACGAATGAACAACGAACAGACACAACAATCTTACAAAACTCTCAACTAACAGGATTATCAACACGATAATCACTTACAAGAACACCGAATCTCGATCTAACTCACTGATTCAAGACAAATCAGTGCTTAAACCAAATGAAACCCTAGGTATTTAGAGAGAGAAAACAAGGAAGACTATGTGAAAAATATCTGCTCATCTAGAAGTGTCCTTGACCTCCGTCTTTTTATTCTCCCTGCGATAACTAAACCAAACACTTGATATAGCCCAACTGCCAGCAACAAGCCCAGCCCAACTGTCAGCATCGGCCCACTGTTCCTTTCGCAGCATCCAGCATCCAGCCCAATGAACATGTGTAACAtgaaaaataaaccaaacactttattaaaaacaattaaaaaaatattaaactgAAAAATAACATGAAAATAAAGGATATATTTTTACATAAATCACTAAAATAAGCATTCCCAAACACTCCCTTTGAGCACAAGTCTGTTTTTTGCATCTATGGTTTGATGCCCAGAACCCTTGCCAATCTTCATGATATTTTTCCAAATCCTAGTGTAAGTTGACTTCAAAGGGTTCTCGGTCCACGGTGAATGGCCGCCACCACTCTTGCCTTTCATTTTTGCTCAAAAAGTTAGAATGTCATCAGTAAATAAATATGATGTATGTAAAGCATATTTGAAACAAactaaaagaaaatattttttttggacAAACACGGTTTGGGTAAAGTAAAACCCAATCTGGTcagtgacaaaaaaaaaaaaaaaaaaaaaaaaaaaaaaaaaaaaaaaaaaaaaaaaaaaactagatgacATGTTACCCAATTGGATGCTGCTTCTTGCTATAGGTGTCAAATTGGATGACTTTTAAACCGGTAGATCTCTTGACTCGTTTTTTTAGCTAATTTTATTAGTTTTATACGGCTTGGTCTGCAAGTAGTAAATTAAAATATACCAAAATCACCAATTGTCACTCAAGTATGTACTTATCTTTCATCAAGTTGTAAACCTAAAAAATGCAGGAAAGAAAAGAAAGGGAAGAAGAACCAGCAGGaggttggacagttgttacacaTTTTAAGGGCTGAAAGAAAACAACAAATGCTGAAAGTAGTACAACTAATTGGTTCTGTTGCTCAGGTTGCTGTAATGGATAAAATGTCTAAAAAGAAAGCTAAACCAGTAGACATCATTTTTTATAGTTTTAAGAAAATGGAGGCACAGAGGAATGGTATGCTTATTCTTTTTTACTTGGTTTCTTTCTGCAGCTTAGTGGGTTGGCTTTACCTAAAACACTTTTGTACCATAAATggttaagtttttttatatttatatatggtTTTTACCGAAGGTATTTATCATTTCCGTTAAATTggacttttttttaaatatctgaTTTAGGAAGTTTTTTTAGATGACTTCTCAGGGTGTACGGGGCGCAATCGGGGAGTGGTGCGGTGAAGgatttccccgatcgggaacaccgccgccatccccgcggggtcccgaatcggggTTCATTTTGGGTGTGGGGTTACCGCTTGAATTTGCACGTTGATCGAGGAGATGACCGTTGAACGGTCgacttttttataaaaaaaaaaaaaaaaatcactttttttaAACTAATATAAATACTCAACTCATTCTCACCCTTTTTTTATACACAACCCATCTCATTCTCACCCTTTTTTTATACACAACCCATCTCATTCTCACCCTTTTTTTATACACAACCCATCTCATtctctatatttttttaaactctcCAACCACAACCatttcactttttattttttatacaccgagcaatggagaacgTCCTCTACCTATCGACCCATATGCTTATCGTTCTCCACAagttccttctacacgaggaaatgtcgaacgtcctctacctattGACGAGGACGACGAGGACGAtgaggtagtgcccgaaactcaaaatttgggcgacgacGACGAGGAATATGAATATAATGTGGACGAAGACGCGGGCAACGAAGAAGACGAGGctcgagaaaaaaaaaaaagggaaaacggtgagcgaaaaatggacaaaagaacaagaagaggcgttggcgaaggcgtgggtacattgtTCTACCAACAAAAAAAAGGGCAATCAACAAAGTCGCGAAAGTTTTTGGGGTAAAATTTTAGAGCACTTTAACAAAACTATcggtggaagtaaccggaccgttcatcaagtacggtctaaatggaacccgatgcatgcgaaaataaactttttcaagggcctataccaacaagcggtaaaaattatattttttttaacattgcatattttttattttttttctaagttcatacttttttaacactttataatttttttttattttataacatgtaggatcgcacacgagcAAGCGGATGTCAAGATCTCGACGTGATGAAAATcgcgttaaaagaatttaaagcgAAATTTCCAAGCGGTTTTCAACACATCGAggcgtgggaggtcgttcgaaaacacgagaaatgggcccaagtcccattgaTGGGCGAGGAAGGTGAAGGTTCGGCACATAAAAGAAAGCCGGTTGACGTAGACTTTTCAATACCGGATATGAACGAAGATCCCTCGCCACAAAGAgcacaacggcgagacaagcgtcaagctacatcgtccgagggaagctcggccgagttggcggcacaattcaaagtgtacaccgccatgaaagaagcgaagcaagcggtagaattggaggcgatcgaattgaggaaaaaaagagagtcggaggctcgcgagctcatatcggTACAAATcgagacgatgaaaaactacaattacgatcgagatatgaaaaccttccttaagccgcacgacgatgttccgccaagtatgttgccgatcatcctcgcccgaaagcgagaaatcgctaacaagtacgggtggccatgcgatttctaaaattttaattttctagttttaatgtaatttttattttctactttgaatgtgttttttttttctagtttgaatgtgttttttttttctagtgacgatgtattttttttttaaatttaatgaaatgtcttttatataatttttaaacatccataattttacaaaaaaaaaaaaaaaaaaaataattttgaactcacctaataggggagtgccgccatcaaaaatcGGTATTAGGGGAGTTGACATGGCACCATGTGATTGGTTGTgtgtaagaggggggactcacctattaggtgagcaccccttacaccctcaGAGTTCTGATCAGCTTGACCCGTTCAGCCCGTTTCCATTGTCGCTACTATCATCATTACCAAATTGATATTTGAAATTTTTGAATCTTTCAGAGATTGTGATGTTGCAAAGCAAATTCAAGCAAGACAAGAAAAAAATACAACAGAGAGCTGCAAGGAAGTTTCGCTCGTACTAGATGCTGTGAACTCTTATATAATCAGTTGGTTCATAACTCATAAGTCAAAAAGTTATTCAAATGTATGAAAACAAGCGTAGTAGTCTTTTATTGTTCATTTTGGCTCTTAAAAGTGTTGTCACAAAAGATAGGAGCCATTGGTGATGCAGGCCCTATTTAATCGTTTACTTGACAAATTAATTAACTCCAAATTTAATAGGGAAACGTTCAATTTTAATTGAAATTACCTAGTATTCATGTCCAGTATCTTTTCAACCGACTCATTTACTATTTGCCTCGACTTGACATTCTCCATTACTTCCCTTTCTTCAAGGATTAATTTATTTTGTATTTATGTGAGATAAGTTTATTCACAAGTTTCTTATGTAGCAGCTTTAAAGATTCTAAGTTCATTTAACTTAGTTCTATTTTGGATAAAGTTCAATTCATTACGAAGTAGAAAACAAAATCTGTGAATAATAATTTAAAAGGGGTTGCGGTGCAGCTTGTTGCCCATTTACATGCCATATTGACATTACATAAAAGCTTTAGCAGGCCTGAACTCAATGCCTTGGATAAGAAGGCCGGTAAAATTCCATTTATCGAAACTCTTCAAATAACCATCGATGTAGAAAGAATATCCAAAATTAGAATCAAGTTGAAACTCCCACACTGGAATTTCCATCCAACCATCCTTTCTGAGTTTTGGATGACCTTTTATTTTACGGGTCCTTGCTGCTCTCTCACCAGGGCGTAGTTTGATAATCGGGGTATGAGGTGGTGCAACTAAATAGGTATAGTGTTTTGTTGCTTCACCCAACGAAAAATGTCCCTTAAAACCTGTTATCACAATACCCTCAAACACCGAGGCATTTTCAGGTAGTTTGAACACGAGGTAACATGCATACATTGTATCATGTGACAATAGTTGGGATTCTATTTGTGCACGGATAACAATATGATTTCTCTCACAAGCTTCAGCCGCCTCATTGAATCTGTAGGATAGTAAAGTAAATAACAAGGCATGAATGACttaatatatatatgaaaactGAGCTTAGTTTCTATAATCACATGATGACACTACTTTTAAAGAATAAAATTGGTTACTTAGATCATTCAGCGCAAGCCTAATGAAAACTTTTATTCACCCATAAGACTTATAGAAAGGATCTAAATAATTATTCCGGTATTATTATTTACTCTCGCTATGTATGATATCTTTACTttcatgatatatatatatatatatatatatatatatatatatatatatatataatctttaCTTTACTATTCAACAAATGATAAAAATCAATAAATGGGGACATATATAACCTTGATCCTGGCAGTGCCTTCCATAGCCAACTTTTTCGTCGTGATAGAAAATAGCATCCTGATTTTTCTTCTGTCAAAATTGTTCGTGCAGGGAGCATAAGACGTTGCTTTGACTTCTTACTGATTGAAAACCACTGATATGTCAACAAATTAAAGTGTATCTTATGAGTAATGATTTATGATATTACACCTTCATCATAACAtgaaaatgccattttggaacaTAACCATGAAGGTATACTTTATGCGTTATACTTATACCTGTTGTGAATTATTGATGTAGACGCCTTTGCGAAGAAGAAAATAAATTTCCTTTTGAGTCGTCGACTCATCAATATTTTTGACTATTTTGGTGTAATCATCTGGCAGTCTTTCTTCCCAATCAAGCTCGTCTGCCGGTTGCACATCCACCTTATTTTCATCTTGCTCCTATAAATATTGTATATGAATTTAAGTTATTGAAATGAAATGTTACATGAAAATGCAGTAAATCAAATAACATACAAAGTCTACAGGACGAAATTCAACGCCTTCAATGGAAAGGTGTACGCTTTTCCATCCCTTCATCTCACTCAAGAAATGAATGTCAAAATTATGTTTCTTTTTGGTACTAGTAAACTGGAACAATTCAGTCTTTAGCCATCCATGTTCCCCAACATGTGCAACACATGATTTCGAATATTCGCTCATTTCTTCTAGTTTGTATTTGAAGGGTATACGCAGGTTGTGCTGAAGAGGATGCTTACATTTGTAGACAAGGTTTATGGTGTATGTGACATTTGGTGACAAGAATTGAGTCTTAACTTTCAATCTCAAGCCTAGGAATAACAGATAGTCTACTTTGTATTGAAATCTGCACACATCATGACTGCCATATTAAAGTTGGATTAAACAAAAATATGAAGCAAAacttcaccccccccccccccccccccccacataaGAAGTGGATCTGGAAAGATATGAGCACTAAACTGACCTTGAAACTGGGATTTCATGCGGGTATAAAATCTGCATAGATGGAGGCATACATTTATGTGCAGATATAAGTTCACAATGTTGTCCTTTCTTGTTTACTGACAACCACTGTCAAATATATATCTCATTTAgtacatatataaaaaaattattctATCTGTCTCATCAAATAATTGACTATATCAATGTGGTATGTTTCATTTAcagttttttaattttattttactcTTATTTGCACGAGGAAATGACACTTAGTGTTGGAAAATCAGACCTTTGATCAAAAGACATAAACGCGGTATGAACGAACTTGTTCAACTCTTATTATTTATCAATGAAAATCACACAAATTACAATGACCATAACCATGTATTTATACCAAATTCGTTATAATCCTAACCTAACTCAAACAccatttttaataataaaataaaccaaCTAAATAAACCTATCTAATAAAAAGATAATTCAaactatttaaataaatatacCAAATTATATTTATCTAATCCACTTGAATTATCTTTAACCTATTTAAACTTTATAG
Coding sequences:
- the LOC110932144 gene encoding uncharacterized protein LOC110932144, whose product is MDPPPSRVGPANQPQSYVITNVAGTPGYLDPSQLKTRKLSKEFDVYSFGVMLFEVMCGKLCCEYDQGKIIRMFVPEWKRCSKEKKLNDIVCHGLEEHMEPESLNTFSTIAYRCLDEDPENRPKMAEIVQKLKIALEQQEDLDDINFEELQRIADLAVPPLSYKTRSQLHSLLMEGVLVDNGKTWLSVNKKGQHCELISAHKCMPPSMQILYPHEIPVSRFQYKVDYLLFLGLRLKVKTQFLSPNVTYTINLVYKCKHPLQHNLRIPFKYKLEEMSEYSKSCVAHVGEHGWLKTELFQFTSTKKKHNFDIHFLSEMKGWKSVHLSIEGVEFRPVDFEQDENKVDVQPADELDWEERLPDDYTKIVKNIDESTTQKEIYFLLRKGVYINNSQQWFSISKKSKQRLMLPARTILTEEKSGCYFLSRRKSWLWKALPGSRFNEAAEACERNHIVIRAQIESQLLSHDTMYACYLVFKLPENASVFEGIVITGFKGHFSLGEATKHYTYLVAPPHTPIIKLRPGERAARTRKIKGHPKLRKDGWMEIPVWEFQLDSNFGYSFYIDGYLKSFDKWNFTGLLIQGIEFRPAKAFM